The genomic segment CTCAAGCATTGCACCCTCTTCAATGCTTGTATGCtagcaagtcccacgaatgacttctcgtgccatctcgtgtcgagactcgtggccatggcgcaccacgacgTCTCTCGGAGGTTTGGGCCACATTCCATGCAAGCGACATcccagcaagccaagggaaccgtacctataaacctctggcagcacacttcgacgcagtACCGGAGCGACCCGGTAATGTCTATGAGTACttctactcatggagacatatgagtcccctcgtggtcctcatatgcccgccctactagtcctcccaactaatAGTAGTTTACTTGACGCACCTGCACCAGgaggtggtggagagctgacaccaggtgctctccctacaaagagccttctgaactttttcttgggagacatatttggctctcagctCGTCAATTCTTTGAATCTCCCAAATATGATTGCACCATTGCGTTcgttgacccttcaatatggaacctaccatgttcagtccatttccgggcaatattgaagatatttacgaaaatgtcaCTGccatacaaactaggcatcagcatgctcaccagcctgcaacctcgcgtgcgcatctgaccgagaaCCAACCTAGCTTGTAACTTGCCCTTCAAGTCGGCGTTATACACATGCTACCGAAAATTCGGCCTTCCCGAGCAGCTCCTCACGGTGTTCAAGGCGCTTGGTGAGCTAGCGCTGCATGGGGACTATACAAAAAAGGTGTCAGATGGTGAGTGCACATTCCTAGATGACGATCGCACATTTTTCTTAGAATCTGTGTTGTCATGCGTACGGAGGGGACAACACGTTCTTTAAAGCCGCCACCGATGTAAGAGACCAATGGAGACACATCTCAATGGTCCCCAGGAATCCTTGTAATGACACGTGGAGGAAATTTCCAGCAGAGAGTACAAACTGGTACATTCCTAACAATAGGCAGATATGCAACTCGAGGGTTGACCTTTGCGCTACCCTCCGAGCAAGTTTACTTTAATGATTTGAACTCAGAAGATTGCATCTCGTGAGATTATTGACTTGCATAAGTAATTGGGAGATTCACCTTCGTGCTAAGACACACACGTGCTGAGTTACTCGGAAAGTACGAGTAACATGTGTCGATACCCCTGTGTAACCCGAGATCATTCATCATTCTTATTTTTTTCataaaacatgtttttagctttTCTATTTGACACTTCAAGTAGCCAACACAATATGTTGGGGCATCTTAGTAGTAGTTAGTCGTTTCCAATATTatctattaaattaaattatgtgAGACATATATGAAATTACCGCAATAATATTATCTCATATCATGTTACTTAAGAACCACTAGTGTCCTTTaggaatgttttttttttctcctttcttttctttgacCACAATCACATCGTATTATATGGGACGATCAGATATAATGGTTAAGGTTTATCATCACAATCAAACCATATCCAACTACTAAGGATACTTTACTTTTCTCAATAAATATAATTCAACCACTAAATTAATGACTACGCTGAAACATTGACAACAAAAACTCTCTTCCTAAACACTGGACGCTTTCTCCATCTTGAGATGCAGAGACCAATAAACAATGCGCAAGGGCATCCAAAGCTAATATTAATtcagtatatttttttttctaaatttactTCATAACCCCCAAAACAGTAAAGAGGTGGTCAAGATGATCCTAAATTTGAACCCAATCTAAGTCCATGACTAAAGTCCAAGACTAATTAGCTAATGAAAAGTAGCCAAAATTTGACAACTAAATGTATTTTAGCAAAGAACTTTACACAATCGTGTGCAAACTTTTCAAGTAATTTGTGAGAATCCTTCTAACATTATTCTTTGTAGATTTACTAGACAATATATGACATTTACTTTAATGATTTGCACCTTTCGCCTAAGAAAGTTGGTGTAACTTGTTAATATAACCATATGATAAGAGTGGTCCTTAACCAAAGAAAATTAATTCACAGGATGAGAAAccactattattattattgttgggtGAGAAGTGGGAACACTTCCTAATCATTACCCAGCCTTTATTGTCAATTAGTCGTTTGTTTTATTCTCATAAAACATATTTAACAATCCAATCAGTCACCACTACTTGTTAACTTTTAACTGCATCGTTTAACGTAATTACAGTTACCCATGAAAAGGAATGTCATAACACAAATCATTCAAACCATTGGCGCTTGACTAcgcaataatatagaaattataacaaaaaaaaacaccCATTAAACACCTAAATGAACGTGGTTTAGAGactaacaataaataaataaaacggTAAACGACTTGGATTAGTACCAAATCTTCAAAAAGAGCTTGGTTCAACGAATTTTCTCCAAGAGAGCATGTGAGGgacaacataatttaaataaaagaataCAAACGACAACGGGACCCACGTTACGCAGATCACAACAAGCgttgaaaaatatttttggtCGATTTTTAAATAAAGTAAAGACAGAAAGGGACACAATTTAAAACTAGTACTTGAAAAAAAATAACCGTTGCAATCGATCAACTATATTTAAAAACACATAGAATAAGAACAGAAAATCAAGGACCAAAGTACGCAATTTTACGAAAGGAACAAAAGATTTAAAGAACAAAAACAAGTAAAATGTTAATCAAGGACCAATGAGATGAGACCATATTAGAATTAACATTGAAGTTTAAAAACTAGTTAGCTAAGTACGCCAGCAGCTCTACAAAAGACAGAATCACCTAGCTAGTCATTAGACTTTTAAAAAAAGAGGTACGATTACACAGATGATTCTCCCCTTTTCTATTACTATAAAAATTCATGTGCCCAAAATCAGTGGACTAAAAAAGGAGAGAGCAGAGGAGTATACTTCTTCAACAAAACAATATTAAGAAAAAGAACCGATGATTAACAATTAACAATCAACCCAATTACATGGTATTGATTCAATGTTTAGACAGCCTAGGCCACTATGCTATCATCCTTTTCTGCCATTTCCTACTCGTCATCGTCCTCCTGCAGACCACGAAATCAAAAACCAATTATCATAAGAAGAGACCAATTTGTGTAATGATAACACGACAATGAAACTCAAACTTACCTCTCCACTGCCATCTTCATCTCCTTCCTCTTCGTCGTTCACTTCAGACATTGATTTCTCAGAACCGTCTTCCTCGGCAGCAGGGCCATCAGCCTGGAAACAAACAAACAACCAACAAGAATAAATACACAAACAAACAATTTCTAAAAGGGTAAAGAAAATTTGATCAAAGTCACAAAACCACATTCCGCTATCCCACTTACTTGTCTCTTGTTATAGGCTTTCATGTTTTTCTCATACTCAATCTTTCTTTTCTCTGCCTTGGCAACAAACGGAGCTTTGTCCTAAAAATAGTTGTCACCACATTAACAACCCATCATtgacctaatatatatatatatatatatatatatatatatatatctgtgtgCGTGTGTGTGTGCATGATAAGATTTGAAATGGATTTAAGTTGTGCAAATAAATAAACACTTACGGCCTCCGTCATCGACTTCCATTTCTCTCCAGCAGCTTTACCAACCTGATAAATTGATGAAAGATACATTATAACCAAATCTTTCTTGGAACACTGGTAAAATAgtattgaaaatatatatgtatatattcttACAGCAGAGACGGCTTTGTTGTTAGGGTTTTCCTTGTTAAATTGCTTCCTGAAGTCCTCCCTTCAATCAATTGAAATATGAATAAATTAACCAACAGTTGAATGACTAATTATCACAAAACTAAGAATTACACTAACAAATTATCTCAACCATCTTCACAAACTTTAAGCGAGAGAGATGAATACTTACATGAAAACAAAGAAAGCACTGGCAGGCCTCTTAGGCTTGTTAGGATCCTTGGCAGCCTTCTTAGTTGGTTTCCGGCCCTTCGTGGCGGCAGCAGCGCCCTTCTTCACGGAAAGCCTACAAGACATTCCCCAATCAAATTTAATCTTCATTCATAGATCTAAAACCATAAAAGAAGCTCACAATTTCGAATCCTAAACAAGAGTTGTGAAAAAGAAAATTGTAACAGAAACTAAAATACAAAACTCACTTAGGTTCGGCTCTCTTGGAGGTGGATTTAGCTCCTTTCATGGCGAAATCTGTAACGATAAGAACGAATCAAATAAGAAAACCAGAACGAATTCGATGAAGACCAGTACGACCAGAGAAaaatctagagagagagagagagaagtaccTGTTGAGTTTTAGGGTTCGCAAAAAGGAGAATAGTATAGAAAGAAaggtgtagagagagagagagagcgaaaGAGAGCGATGTAAGCGGGGGATGTGAAGAGACCCAAAAAGGCAGAGATATTATTAAGATTTTTGGGGAAATTGAAATTCAATTGCGCACGAAATGAAAATCAGGGGTTTAGGCGGGAATTTACATTTCATGCCACGTAAGCAATCCTCGCACTTGCTTCCTATTGGTTCAAATTTTTTCCCTTTAGCTTTtggcctttttttttttcctttgtgtTTCCTTTGTGTGGTTGTTTGTTCTTCATCTTGGTCTTTCATTTATTCTCTTCTTTATcggattttttttcaaaaatatttattttattttcttttctttttaactaTTTTTATTATGAATTTGTTGGTTTTAATAAATGTatgtaataaattattttttgaataaatatataaaacaagCCACTTCTTGTTCTTTCCTCTCTTCTCTTTTTTATTGgattgtttttcaaaaatatttattttattttctttttaactaTTTTTATTATGAATTTGTTGGTTTTAATAAATGTATGTAATAAATTatcttttgaataaatatataaaacaagccacttcttcttctttcctctctTCTATTTTTTATTGgattgtttttcaaaaatatttatttcattttttttagctATTTTATGATGAATTTGTTGgttttaataaattatatttttaaatataataagctacttcttattctttcctctcttctcttttagattgtttttcaaaaaatatttattttcttttcttttaactatttttaactctattttgaatttgttggattttttttataaatgtatgtaataaattatcataaatataataAGCTAGCGCTTGTCCTTTCCTCTCTTGTATTTCTTATAGgattgtttttcaaaaaaaaaaaacaaatttcattttattttaactatttttaactccactttttattttgaatttgttggtTTTAATAATTGTATATAATAAGCTAGTTCTTATTCTTTCCTCTCTTCTCTTTTTATTGGATTGTTTTTcaataatactttttttttcattttattttaactccattttttatttttgaatttgttGGTTTTAATAAATGCATACAATAAATTatctttttaaatataatcaCCCACTTCTTTCCTCTCCTTTTTAgattgtttttcaaaaatatttatttcACTTTCTTTAACTATTTTTAaccactttttttttattttgaatttttttggattttttatatatttatattgtacTATTTAAATGTAGAAAAGAGTAAAgttaaaatataacttttatcATGCTACTTTATGAAAAATGCTTGAAAAAAAAGTTATGTTTCACCCAAAAATAAAAAGTTCTCTTTATCCTTGTTAATGTCAACCAATATTTACTTTACTTTTTTATTCAACTCGTATTCTTTTGTATTAGATAAcccaaaatatataaatattttatttaacacaaatgaatatttaaaaatatatattttctaggTACTACATTGATATATATTATTCAAAATGGCAAGAATATTTTttagaaatcataaacaaaacaaaaacaatggTATTCTTAACAAAAGTAAGAATATTCTTGATATTTATAGGCAAGCTAATCAAATATTTAACATTCAAGTCATCGTATATGCCTTCCTAAACTTTAAGATTTCTTATTTTTGGCACAAAATTTTTTCATACCATATTATTATACCATATTCTATGAATAATATaaattttgtgctaaatttgTTTCAAATAATtagttaatattatatatttgacCAATTTTTACAATTATTTACTATCACGATATCTTTTTTTGTAGCTGGTATATTCATAGGTTTTTCCTCGAATTATTCTTTCATGAATTACTGAGAACAAAAATTAGTTAATTCAAATTCAAGatctaataaattaaataattctaAATACCTCTTCcaattaatgttttttttattccCGAATACTTCAATACACAATATGCAAATTAACTTGAAAATTGaaaatatacataaataaataatttttaatcaaTAAATAGTATTAATTAGTGACAATAAGGtaaataactaaaaaattattgtatGCCAAATGTTATTCATGCTATTTTTGTGTCAAATATGTTACAACTTTTATAATGTGACAAAATTAGCATACATTTTACAATATCATTGGAGTCCCTTTTTTTAATGATGTGTTAAAATGTAACAATACACTATTTTTATAGCACTATGTTGAGATGCTCTTATAGATGGTCAATATTAGGTCACCGTACTATTATTATACTTTCACCATTATTTTTACTTGGTTGTTCATCAATACAATACGAGTATGTTTGAAAAGTCACTCTGTAATTGAAATTATGTGTAATTCGAAGTAGTTACTCAATATGGCGTGTTTGTCTGACCATGTAATTACACAGTAACTTTATAATTTAAGATAATCCAGGGATCTCAATTACATTATCCAATTCTCATACCCAATATTATTAATTGTGTTTGTGTGACCATGAGAATTGAGTGTAATTACATTGTATAATTACTGATTATTTCtaattttaaatagtatttattacataatattatttttctgtGTAATTACAAACAGTTTTGTCAAACATAACAATATGAATTCATAAATATTTACCATTTGACATTTAAACACACCTTGTATTTTAAAACATAGTGTAATTACTAATTGGACAATTATTTCCAAACACACCCTACAAGTTTTAGCTTACCATGTATTTGGAAGCATGGACCAAAATTCGTATATAATAAAGATGaaaattatatatgtttttttatatattaaaagagGAGATTTGAATTTGGGACATTCTCTTTATGAGGAGATGTGTAATATCACTAAGATATGTGTTATCCTCATTTCTTGTCGTGGGCCCGAgacgatggtccaggcccatggtctgggcgtTCGGATGTGGGCCCAGCCCAAGTTCGCTTGGTACAGGAATAACCAAGGGCTACGGCCCAAGTGTGATTCTGGACCCGGAGGGTGTCCGGGATGGTGATCCAAGACAGTCATTTGGGAGACGTACTGACAGTTCGGATTACAGTTGAAGTATACGTAAAACAATCCCGGACCCtagtaaacgaagagggacaaaggtaaacgaacccggatcaggtcctcccggtttggcaaggaaaagcatccgtgaccctgaagccgccccacgacgcgtggaggttgtccccacttttcacctacgGAAAAGGTCACCTCAGGATTGCACGCCGCTATTTCAGAcctgcactgccaagtactctgactggcttTGTCCCTTGAATAtgcctcgtaactcggagtgcccagaccaaaagcactattttgtcgggcgaaatatagttcttgagcCGCCCTATTGGACCTTAATTAGTCTTGAACCTAtgtatgttttatattttatattgggcttccgccagagaaACCAAGAGTATTCACAcctttgatgggcccgggtcatacccgacccagatccagtgttcctatgagcctataaatacaggcgatagagcactaaaaaaatgatttttttttcgacttgtatacagttactctgtcaaaacatagagagaactccattgtaaaagactttccaagctctaatacaactgactcgtggactaaggcttattaacgccccaaccacgtaaaatacttgtgttaatcttctaaattccatatcattagtcttaactaatattcattagtgtagtttccgaaaatctcagtAAACAATATGCATATGACCAAAAAATGAAAATTATATTAACTTGATTTCATTTTTGGAATAACTCAATACATTTTAAAAGAGTATGTGCACATAAGAATTATTATGTTTGTTTAACTACATATAAGAATGGAATGGAATAAGTATTACATTGACCAAAATATcagtattcttgttatcttttatatatttttaaataagaatttaattaaaaaatacaagtatgtaattaataatttaaaaaaaaaaactcaaaatagtAATTTAATTATGTTGAAAGCATATTATGGGTGAATaagaaatattatttaaaaaacacaagtaaataaattaataattgacAACTAATAT from the Humulus lupulus chromosome X, drHumLupu1.1, whole genome shotgun sequence genome contains:
- the LOC133803348 gene encoding HMG1/2-like protein; translated protein: MKGAKSTSKRAEPKLSVKKGAAAATKGRKPTKKAAKDPNKPKRPASAFFVFMEDFRKQFNKENPNNKAVSAVGKAAGEKWKSMTEADKAPFVAKAEKRKIEYEKNMKAYNKRQADGPAAEEDGSEKSMSEVNDEEEGDEDGSGEEDDDE